A portion of the Paenibacillus sp. PvR098 genome contains these proteins:
- a CDS encoding ABC transporter permease, with protein sequence MRENHRGLGLFTLLVYVFLLGPLLIIGVASFEPGTILKFPPQGFSLKWYQHIFEVEMFMKTFQTSVLVSFMGNVLALLLGIPAAYALSRFSFKGKDTWNAIFISPVLIPGIVLGFMMLKYLIVAYQLPIYTALFVGHTVIMLPFIIRVIASSLSNFDFSVEEAAHSLGAGHLRTFFTIVLPNIRSGIIAAVIIAFLESFNNVDISVFMTGPGVSTLPIQMLTYVENNFDPTIAAISVLLMIFTAILMFVIERMMGLSYFTKK encoded by the coding sequence ATGCGGGAGAACCATCGAGGACTAGGCTTGTTTACGCTGCTGGTCTATGTCTTTCTGCTCGGGCCCCTGCTGATTATCGGGGTGGCTTCCTTTGAACCGGGCACGATACTGAAATTTCCCCCTCAGGGATTTTCATTAAAATGGTATCAACATATTTTTGAAGTCGAGATGTTCATGAAGACCTTCCAGACGTCCGTGCTTGTCTCGTTCATGGGCAATGTATTGGCGCTTCTGCTCGGCATTCCTGCGGCGTATGCCTTAAGCCGGTTTAGCTTCAAAGGCAAGGACACTTGGAACGCGATTTTTATTTCGCCTGTCCTCATCCCGGGAATTGTGCTCGGCTTTATGATGCTGAAGTATTTGATCGTTGCTTATCAGCTGCCGATTTATACGGCCTTGTTCGTGGGGCATACCGTGATTATGCTTCCGTTTATTATCCGTGTCATCGCGTCCAGCTTATCGAATTTTGACTTTTCTGTCGAGGAAGCGGCGCATAGTCTTGGCGCGGGACACCTCCGCACTTTCTTCACCATCGTATTGCCCAATATCAGGTCGGGCATTATCGCGGCCGTGATTATTGCGTTTCTGGAGTCCTTTAACAATGTGGACATCTCCGTCTTTATGACGGGGCCGGGTGTCAGCACACTTCCGATCCAGATGCTGACTTATGTGGAAAATAATTTTGATCCGACGATTGCGGCGATATCCGTGCTGCTTATGATCTTTACGGCCATCTTGATGTTTGTGATCGAGCGAATGATGGGATTATCTTATTTTACCAAAAAATAA
- a CDS encoding ABC transporter permease yields the protein MKNTYIYLLLLPGFLFLAVFMLVPILLTIGSTFFLEGSFTLSGYMQFFKDPYFLKILLTTLQVSLVTTALCVILGFPVAYYISKQSPRTKGVLLALAIFPLLTSPVVRSFSWMIILGKNGLLNRSLLALGIVDQPLDILYTPTAMMIGMVHLFLPLILITLVGVLENIDSDLLKAAESLGASKLKAFFKVIVPLSMPGLIVGSILVFVGSLTAYTTPALLGGKQLVVSTFLYQNAITLNDWNSASVIATIMIVVTFVVIALMNVIANKLNPKG from the coding sequence ATGAAAAATACGTATATTTATCTACTACTGCTGCCCGGCTTTTTGTTTTTGGCGGTATTTATGCTCGTGCCTATTTTACTGACGATCGGCTCGACCTTCTTTCTGGAAGGGAGCTTTACGCTCAGCGGGTACATGCAGTTTTTCAAGGATCCCTATTTTCTCAAAATATTGCTGACTACGCTCCAAGTCAGCCTTGTAACGACGGCTTTGTGCGTCATTCTGGGCTTCCCGGTCGCGTACTACATCTCCAAGCAGTCTCCCCGAACAAAAGGGGTGCTGCTAGCTTTAGCGATCTTCCCGCTGCTGACAAGTCCGGTCGTCCGCTCATTCAGCTGGATGATCATCCTCGGCAAGAACGGGCTTCTGAATCGTTCCCTGCTGGCACTGGGCATTGTCGATCAGCCGCTCGACATTCTGTATACCCCAACGGCGATGATGATCGGAATGGTGCATCTGTTTCTGCCCTTGATTCTGATCACCTTGGTAGGTGTGCTGGAGAACATTGATTCCGATCTGCTGAAGGCCGCGGAGAGTCTTGGGGCTTCCAAGCTGAAGGCCTTCTTCAAAGTCATCGTGCCGCTGAGCATGCCCGGTCTGATCGTCGGGAGCATCCTGGTTTTTGTAGGCAGCCTTACGGCTTATACGACGCCTGCCCTGCTCGGGGGCAAGCAGCTCGTGGTCTCAACCTTTTTGTACCAAAACGCGATTACGTTGAATGACTGGAACTCCGCTTCCGTGATCGCGACAATCATGATTGTTGTGACATTTGTTGTCATTGCCTTGATGAATGTCATCGCCAATAAATTGAATCCGAAGGGGTAA
- a CDS encoding nucleoside hydrolase, which translates to MKKKVILDVDTGIDDALGILLAVRSKQFDILGITTVNGNVSLDKATENTCKILKLLEAAERIPVIRGADRPLIRPAVFEYRVHGEDGLGGALSDMQFERTAADGFAPDFIIDSAAQHPGEITLVMTGPLTNLALAVRKDPRLVQHVKEVIFMGGVVQSFGNVTPTAEYNMYVDPEAAKIVMHAGFRSLTQVGLDVTRRALLTEEHIGLLADSPLGPYVRKSTEDYMKRYFERNGVRACAMHDPLAIGVALNRGLVTTGHYYVDVETRSDLCDGLTVCDFQNRLNRQPNVHVCLEVDAEVFFRLFIGALRT; encoded by the coding sequence ATGAAAAAGAAAGTCATCCTTGATGTGGACACGGGTATTGACGACGCGCTGGGGATTTTGCTTGCGGTTCGCAGTAAGCAGTTCGATATTCTGGGGATTACGACAGTAAACGGAAACGTTTCTTTAGACAAAGCGACAGAGAATACGTGCAAAATATTGAAGCTGCTGGAGGCGGCTGAGCGAATCCCTGTCATCCGGGGAGCGGATCGCCCTCTGATCCGGCCGGCGGTGTTCGAATACAGAGTGCATGGAGAGGACGGTCTCGGTGGGGCGTTGTCCGACATGCAGTTCGAGCGGACCGCCGCAGACGGCTTCGCGCCCGATTTCATTATCGACAGCGCGGCACAGCATCCGGGTGAGATTACGCTGGTGATGACAGGACCTCTTACCAATCTTGCCCTTGCCGTTCGGAAGGATCCCCGGCTGGTTCAGCACGTGAAGGAAGTGATCTTCATGGGAGGAGTGGTCCAAAGTTTCGGCAACGTGACGCCTACTGCCGAGTACAACATGTATGTCGATCCGGAAGCCGCGAAGATCGTGATGCACGCGGGCTTTCGTTCCCTGACACAGGTGGGGCTGGATGTGACTCGCCGGGCGCTGCTGACGGAAGAGCACATCGGGCTGCTCGCAGATTCTCCCCTCGGTCCTTATGTCCGGAAAAGCACGGAGGATTACATGAAGCGTTACTTTGAGCGGAATGGGGTACGGGCTTGTGCGATGCACGATCCGCTCGCGATTGGCGTGGCATTAAACCGCGGCTTGGTGACAACCGGACATTATTACGTGGATGTGGAGACCCGAAGCGACTTGTGCGACGGGCTGACGGTGTGCGATTTTCAGAACCGGCTGAACCGTCAGCCGAACGTCCATGTATGCCTGGAGGTCGACGCCGAAGTATTCTTCCGGCTGTTTATCGGCGCACTTCGCACCTAG
- a CDS encoding ABC transporter substrate-binding protein — protein sequence MIVKKKWIGSLLSVSLLGLALAGCGTENQEQSGTAAEGSGEPTKLVISTWGFSEDFFKKEVYEPFEKQHNAQIVVEIGNNAERLSKIKQGSSQVDLIYLSDYYAQQGIEAGLFEQIDRSKIPNIEQIYDIAKAPLGEEYGPAYTIGQFGIAYSPKAVGKELNSWSDLWSPELAKKLTLPTITSTTGPMVLDAASHVSGSSSFNEEQAFAKLKELNPQVVKYYNRTSEFVNMFAQGEIAAGPIMEMYMKDLKAAVPDAKFITPQEGAYAVMNTVNVVKGTKNKELAEEFINWHLSKEVQEKAAKAAIDSPVNKTLELQPEEVQGITYGTNVVDKLIMLDMKFVNENLKAWTDRWNREITQ from the coding sequence ATGATTGTGAAGAAGAAATGGATCGGCAGCCTGCTTTCAGTATCTCTTTTGGGACTGGCTTTGGCTGGATGTGGAACGGAAAATCAAGAACAAAGCGGGACAGCGGCAGAGGGTAGTGGAGAGCCGACCAAATTGGTTATTTCCACTTGGGGCTTCTCCGAGGATTTTTTCAAGAAAGAAGTGTACGAACCGTTTGAGAAACAACATAATGCACAAATTGTCGTTGAAATCGGCAATAATGCGGAACGTCTAAGCAAAATAAAACAGGGCAGTTCTCAAGTGGACCTTATTTACTTGTCCGATTACTATGCGCAACAGGGTATTGAAGCCGGATTGTTTGAGCAGATCGACCGGAGCAAGATCCCTAATATCGAGCAGATTTACGATATCGCCAAAGCGCCGCTGGGTGAGGAGTATGGTCCAGCGTATACCATTGGCCAATTTGGTATTGCATACAGTCCGAAGGCGGTAGGCAAGGAGCTGAATTCCTGGAGCGATCTTTGGAGTCCGGAGCTGGCCAAGAAGCTGACGCTGCCGACGATTACCTCGACGACCGGCCCGATGGTCCTTGATGCCGCATCGCATGTGTCCGGATCCTCTTCTTTTAATGAAGAGCAGGCATTCGCCAAGTTGAAAGAGCTGAATCCGCAGGTGGTCAAGTACTATAACCGCACTTCCGAATTCGTCAATATGTTTGCCCAAGGAGAAATCGCTGCAGGACCGATCATGGAAATGTATATGAAAGATCTGAAGGCTGCGGTTCCAGATGCGAAGTTTATCACCCCGCAGGAAGGGGCTTACGCTGTCATGAACACGGTGAATGTGGTGAAGGGGACCAAGAATAAAGAGCTGGCTGAAGAGTTCATCAACTGGCATTTGAGCAAGGAAGTCCAAGAGAAGGCGGCTAAAGCGGCAATCGATTCGCCGGTGAATAAGACACTGGAGCTTCAACCCGAGGAAGTACAGGGTATCACCTACGGCACGAACGTTGTGGACAAGCTGATCATGCTGGATATGAAGTTCGTCAACGAGAATTTGAAAGCTTGGACCGATCGTTGGAATAGAGAAATCACGCAATAA
- a CDS encoding Na-translocating system protein MpsC family protein — protein MLPMDSNESKKKLAHLYNELSKSLFGFGTISLKVSIDGNMITFKAKHRRSPRSEALEGEAPNLKYEVDFYMSNIYKKKIRERLEEEFDLDIESVLRDYDPSTQWAITNVILAES, from the coding sequence GTGCTTCCGATGGACTCTAACGAAAGTAAGAAGAAGCTTGCCCATCTTTACAACGAATTATCCAAGAGTTTGTTCGGATTCGGTACGATATCGCTTAAAGTATCGATTGATGGGAATATGATCACCTTCAAAGCCAAGCATCGACGGTCTCCACGTTCGGAGGCTTTGGAGGGAGAAGCCCCCAATTTGAAATATGAAGTCGACTTTTACATGTCGAACATTTACAAGAAGAAGATCAGGGAGCGGCTAGAGGAAGAGTTCGATTTGGACATTGAGTCGGTGCTAAGGGACTATGATCCCTCCACCCAGTGGGCCATAACGAATGTGATCTTAGCTGAATCCTGA
- a CDS encoding YjcZ family sporulation protein, with protein MSCVKGFGHGFTSTGVILVLFILLVIVSTACFI; from the coding sequence ATGAGCTGCGTAAAAGGATTTGGACATGGCTTCACTTCTACGGGAGTGATTCTCGTGCTTTTCATTCTTCTCGTTATTGTTTCCACTGCATGCTTCATCTAA
- a CDS encoding isochorismatase family cysteine hydrolase: MQDIFLNPEHTAFMIIDVQNDFCHEDGAQAKLGNDVTGAQKAVPVMEDLMAEARLRGIPIIYVYTTHSDTSSSKAWVNRPNGRSRLSVVREGTWGAEYYRVSPQEGDIVVEKHRYSAFIRTALEEKLRQLGIKSLILTGVATNVCVESTARHGFMLDFNITMVRDGCAAYATELEEATYRNIQTNFGLVLDSKDIKEYWSNLQQAVKR, translated from the coding sequence ATGCAAGATATCTTTTTGAATCCGGAACATACGGCATTCATGATTATCGATGTCCAGAACGATTTTTGCCATGAGGACGGAGCACAGGCAAAGCTGGGTAACGACGTTACAGGGGCGCAAAAGGCTGTTCCGGTCATGGAAGATTTAATGGCAGAGGCGAGGCTGCGCGGCATACCTATTATTTATGTATATACCACACACAGTGATACTTCATCCTCAAAAGCTTGGGTGAACAGGCCTAATGGGAGGTCCAGGCTGAGCGTCGTAAGGGAAGGTACATGGGGTGCAGAATACTACCGTGTTTCTCCGCAGGAGGGTGATATTGTCGTAGAAAAGCACCGGTACAGCGCATTTATTCGCACTGCTTTGGAAGAAAAGTTAAGACAGTTAGGGATTAAATCGTTGATATTGACTGGGGTAGCCACCAACGTATGTGTAGAATCCACAGCCCGCCATGGTTTCATGCTCGATTTCAACATTACAATGGTTCGCGACGGTTGCGCCGCTTATGCTACTGAGCTCGAGGAAGCTACTTACCGCAATATTCAAACCAATTTCGGATTGGTCCTTGATTCGAAGGACATCAAAGAGTATTGGTCCAACCTCCAACAAGCTGTGAAAAGGTAA
- a CDS encoding ABC transporter ATP-binding protein, with protein sequence MQQAFINSEENQQEVKLVANRVGIEYLVKRTGEIYRAVEDISLGIYPNEFICIVGPSGCGKSTFLNAIAGLIPYRRGGLMLDGQKISGPGTDRAVVFQSPALLPWRTVADNVSYGLELRGTNKQIAQEKTIPMIELVGLKGHESRYPHELSGGMQQRVNLARALVTDPELLLLDEPFAALDAQTREVMQNELLRIWQETKKTALLVTHQIDEAVFLADRVVVLSKGPRSKVKAIINIDFPRPRNEEMKHEPAFLNKVKEIWSLIKSDDRH encoded by the coding sequence ATGCAGCAGGCATTCATTAACTCGGAGGAAAATCAACAGGAAGTAAAGCTCGTAGCCAATCGAGTGGGCATCGAATATCTCGTTAAACGCACCGGTGAGATTTACCGGGCAGTAGAAGATATTTCGTTGGGAATTTATCCTAACGAATTCATATGTATCGTCGGGCCGAGCGGATGTGGAAAATCGACTTTTCTGAACGCCATTGCAGGGCTTATTCCTTACCGTAGGGGGGGCCTGATGCTGGATGGACAAAAGATATCAGGTCCGGGAACGGACAGGGCGGTTGTTTTTCAAAGTCCGGCTCTTCTGCCGTGGAGAACTGTTGCTGATAATGTTTCCTACGGGCTTGAACTCAGGGGCACGAATAAACAAATTGCACAAGAGAAAACCATACCAATGATTGAGTTAGTCGGTCTAAAAGGGCATGAAAGCCGGTATCCCCATGAACTTTCAGGGGGAATGCAGCAGAGGGTCAACTTGGCCCGTGCATTAGTAACCGATCCCGAATTGCTCCTTCTTGACGAGCCTTTCGCAGCACTTGATGCGCAAACGCGGGAAGTGATGCAGAATGAACTGCTTAGAATTTGGCAGGAAACGAAAAAAACGGCTCTTCTTGTCACACATCAGATTGATGAAGCGGTTTTTCTCGCCGATCGCGTTGTGGTTCTTTCTAAAGGTCCGCGGAGTAAGGTGAAGGCAATTATTAACATTGATTTTCCCCGTCCCCGGAACGAAGAGATGAAGCATGAACCCGCCTTCCTCAATAAGGTTAAAGAAATTTGGAGTCTGATTAAATCAGATGATAGACATTAG
- a CDS encoding ABC transporter permease, giving the protein MISTNKMATYVDEEPLEIPGWKRWLYKNERGLLGLFGIVVVLVLWEILGRSGAIDPVFTSAPSLILVAGINYFTEGNALLDLKVSGSEFLVGFLLSIVIGIPFGIMMGWYDKINAFLDPLVNFLYSAPRIALMPVFIIWFGIDMTSKVAIIFLGSIFPIIINTIVGIRTIDPVLLNVARSHMANDFQIFRTIVLPSTVPAVISGIRLGLGHALIGIVVGEMVAATAGLGYTMHQAGASFQTDLVFFILILISGCGVLCTELLRRLERKFDKWRPELHK; this is encoded by the coding sequence ATGATTTCAACTAATAAAATGGCAACGTATGTGGATGAGGAGCCTTTGGAAATTCCCGGGTGGAAAAGATGGCTTTACAAGAATGAGCGTGGGTTGCTGGGTCTATTTGGGATTGTGGTCGTGTTGGTTCTGTGGGAGATTCTAGGCAGAAGCGGCGCTATAGATCCGGTGTTTACGAGCGCTCCATCACTTATTTTGGTTGCGGGCATAAATTACTTTACAGAGGGTAACGCCTTGCTCGACTTAAAGGTTAGCGGATCGGAATTCCTGGTAGGGTTTTTATTATCCATAGTTATCGGTATTCCTTTCGGAATCATGATGGGGTGGTACGACAAAATTAATGCGTTTCTCGATCCGTTAGTTAATTTCCTTTATTCTGCTCCCAGAATCGCGCTTATGCCAGTCTTTATCATCTGGTTTGGCATTGACATGACTTCAAAGGTCGCAATCATATTTCTGGGTTCGATTTTTCCGATCATTATTAACACGATCGTTGGGATCAGGACAATTGATCCGGTATTGCTGAATGTGGCACGTTCCCACATGGCCAATGATTTCCAAATTTTCCGCACGATTGTTCTCCCTAGCACTGTGCCTGCTGTCATCTCGGGCATACGCCTGGGGCTGGGACATGCGCTTATCGGGATTGTAGTAGGAGAAATGGTGGCAGCAACGGCCGGACTGGGTTATACCATGCATCAGGCCGGGGCCAGCTTTCAAACGGATCTCGTATTTTTCATCCTCATCCTGATCTCCGGATGCGGTGTTCTCTGTACCGAGCTTCTCCGCCGTTTGGAACGCAAGTTTGATAAATGGCGTCCAGAACTTCATAAGTAG
- a CDS encoding ABC transporter substrate-binding protein has protein sequence MEKKGYNVGMVCLVFFWILLTGCGSAATITTGASTAPSSPSSTASTPPAGHQNSSSAAVQPIDLSIFSVSVSGLEIPTWVALDNNLFQKHGINPKWTTLPPPTGVQALLSKDAHIGATPGNAISAYASGAKDLIFVAGNNDKAIYKIMTNTLAKAEDLKGKKIGVSGRYAPPSVAFMNYMEREFKLKPDEDYKLVTFQTISDILPALDKGLIDAGVLSSPLDIKAQKQGAKILVDLAKTYDEAQAYVTTTKAFAKENPDAVLRYLKAYIEGIEMAKKNPDLAVASIMKYQKGITAEEAQISYNDYIHTHDVNMNVEAFKPYQIYSDNPKVAGINVADMLDYSFLQQLDKSGFLKQHGFTLKNANPK, from the coding sequence ATGGAAAAAAAAGGATATAATGTTGGAATGGTATGTCTGGTCTTTTTTTGGATTCTTTTGACCGGATGCGGTTCTGCCGCCACCATAACGACCGGAGCCAGTACAGCACCAAGCAGCCCGTCGTCTACCGCTTCAACTCCTCCGGCGGGGCATCAAAACTCGTCTTCAGCTGCGGTGCAGCCGATCGATCTGAGTATTTTCAGCGTGTCCGTTAGCGGGCTGGAAATACCGACATGGGTAGCGCTGGATAATAATCTTTTTCAGAAACACGGAATCAATCCTAAATGGACGACTCTTCCACCTCCTACAGGGGTTCAAGCCCTTCTATCCAAGGACGCACATATTGGGGCAACACCGGGAAATGCAATTAGTGCTTATGCTTCAGGCGCCAAGGATCTGATCTTTGTTGCCGGCAATAACGACAAAGCGATATACAAAATCATGACAAACACCCTCGCCAAAGCTGAAGATCTGAAGGGCAAAAAAATTGGCGTGTCCGGCAGATATGCACCTCCGTCCGTTGCATTCATGAACTATATGGAGAGGGAGTTTAAACTAAAGCCCGATGAAGATTACAAATTAGTAACATTTCAGACCATTAGTGATATTTTGCCCGCTCTGGACAAAGGATTAATCGACGCCGGCGTGTTGTCCTCCCCCCTCGATATAAAAGCACAGAAACAGGGTGCCAAAATACTGGTTGATCTGGCCAAGACATACGACGAGGCGCAAGCTTATGTTACCACCACCAAGGCTTTTGCCAAGGAAAACCCCGATGCGGTGCTGCGCTATTTGAAAGCTTATATCGAGGGGATCGAGATGGCGAAGAAGAACCCAGACCTTGCTGTAGCCAGTATTATGAAGTATCAAAAGGGAATTACGGCTGAAGAGGCACAAATCAGCTATAACGACTACATTCATACGCACGATGTTAATATGAACGTCGAGGCATTTAAGCCTTATCAGATTTATAGCGATAACCCGAAGGTAGCCGGCATTAATGTTGCGGACATGCTTGATTACAGCTTTTTGCAGCAGCTCGATAAATCAGGTTTCCTTAAACAGCATGGGTTTACATTAAAAAATGCGAATCCCAAGTAA
- the nthB gene encoding nitrile hydratase subunit beta, protein MNGIHDVGGMDGLGPVEWEENEPVFHRPWEGRLRAIHMLASKKHKFYHLDESRSTLERIHPVYYMGSSYYQLWLLRTESLLIQKGVLAEEELNERMAQLSPDYTPQSHLQPYRTIRPMISPSDRKVVIDTTSGSKQPNESIQPKFSPGTVVTAKMISPLGHTRIPRYVRGKQGVIDSIHGIFTLPDAKVHAGIDLYQTVYRVRFEAQHLWGKDASPKDKLYIELWEDYLEPGGAENEKH, encoded by the coding sequence ATGAACGGTATCCACGATGTTGGGGGAATGGACGGTTTAGGCCCTGTTGAATGGGAAGAAAACGAACCTGTTTTTCATAGACCGTGGGAAGGACGATTACGAGCTATTCACATGCTTGCGAGCAAAAAACATAAGTTTTATCATCTTGATGAATCCCGAAGTACGCTTGAAAGAATCCACCCGGTCTATTATATGGGGTCAAGCTACTATCAGTTATGGCTGTTAAGAACGGAATCCTTGTTGATTCAGAAAGGCGTGCTTGCCGAGGAGGAGTTAAATGAGAGAATGGCTCAACTCTCTCCGGACTACACCCCTCAATCTCATTTACAGCCTTATCGCACAATAAGACCTATGATCTCACCGTCCGACAGAAAAGTCGTCATCGATACGACATCAGGATCCAAGCAACCGAATGAGTCGATTCAGCCTAAGTTCTCGCCCGGTACCGTTGTTACGGCAAAGATGATCTCTCCACTAGGACATACACGTATTCCCCGGTATGTACGTGGCAAACAGGGCGTTATTGATAGCATTCACGGCATCTTTACTTTGCCGGACGCGAAAGTACACGCAGGAATCGATCTTTACCAAACGGTCTACCGGGTTCGCTTTGAAGCCCAGCACTTGTGGGGGAAAGATGCCTCCCCCAAAGACAAGCTTTATATAGAACTTTGGGAAGATTATTTGGAGCCAGGAGGAGCAGAAAATGAAAAACACTGA
- the nthA gene encoding nitrile hydratase subunit alpha gives MKNTDEHHHDHDHRHHSHPVSDSYEELRTMALESLLIEKGLITTEEIDKLIHYYVTDIGPMNGAKVVARAWVDPEFKKSLLENGKKAVTGLGLEGPASELIVLENTPDIHNVVVCTLCSCYPWTMLGLPPTWYKSTAYRSRVVIDPQSVLQEFGLELDDSVEIRVWDSNAEIRYLVLPERPKGTEHMNEEELATLVTRDSMIGVTKANTPQ, from the coding sequence ATGAAAAACACTGATGAACATCACCATGATCACGACCATCGTCACCATTCTCATCCAGTCTCCGATTCGTATGAGGAGTTGCGGACAATGGCTCTCGAATCCCTTTTGATCGAAAAGGGATTGATCACCACCGAGGAGATCGACAAATTAATTCATTATTACGTAACCGATATCGGCCCCATGAACGGGGCGAAGGTTGTAGCAAGGGCTTGGGTAGATCCCGAATTCAAAAAAAGCTTATTGGAAAACGGCAAGAAGGCGGTAACCGGTTTGGGTTTGGAGGGTCCCGCAAGCGAATTGATCGTGCTGGAAAACACACCTGACATTCACAATGTGGTTGTCTGTACGCTTTGTTCCTGTTATCCCTGGACCATGTTAGGCTTGCCGCCTACTTGGTATAAAAGCACCGCTTACCGGTCCAGAGTCGTCATTGATCCCCAAAGCGTACTGCAGGAATTCGGGCTCGAACTTGATGACTCTGTGGAAATCAGAGTATGGGATAGTAATGCTGAAATCCGCTATCTCGTTTTGCCTGAGCGCCCGAAGGGAACGGAGCATATGAATGAGGAAGAGCTCGCCACTCTTGTTACCCGTGATTCCATGATCGGAGTGACCAAGGCAAACACACCGCAATAG
- a CDS encoding nitrile hydratase accessory protein, translating to MSQDTQSIVRTIEEKMNMPRENGELVFRTPWEGRIFAMAVLLMEKGIYPWKTFNGKFVEEIGEAEQEQPGKEIVSAYYQHWVQAFEKVLMEKEVLTKEQLQSRTHEFKSGQRHHVC from the coding sequence ATGAGCCAAGATACCCAGTCGATCGTCAGAACGATTGAAGAAAAGATGAACATGCCCCGCGAGAATGGGGAACTCGTATTCAGGACGCCTTGGGAAGGAAGAATTTTCGCCATGGCGGTGCTTTTAATGGAGAAGGGTATTTACCCGTGGAAGACATTTAACGGGAAATTTGTCGAGGAAATCGGTGAAGCCGAGCAGGAGCAACCTGGGAAGGAAATCGTGTCCGCTTACTATCAGCATTGGGTGCAGGCTTTTGAAAAGGTATTGATGGAAAAAGAGGTGCTCACGAAAGAGCAGCTGCAGTCAAGAACACACGAGTTTAAATCTGGACAACGACATCACGTTTGCTGA